In Zea mays cultivar B73 chromosome 7, Zm-B73-REFERENCE-NAM-5.0, whole genome shotgun sequence, the following proteins share a genomic window:
- the LOC100192864 gene encoding CBL-interacting protein kinase 23 produces the protein MKLIRHPNVIRMYEVMASKTKIYIVMELVTGGELFDKIASRGRLKEDDARKYFQQLINAVDYCHSRGVYHRDLKPENLLLDASGTLKVSDFGLSALSQQVREDGLLHTTCGTPNYVAPEVINNKGYDGAKADLWSCGVILFVLMAGYLPFEDSNLMSLYKKIFKADFSCPSWFSTSAKKLIKKILDPNANNRITIAELINNEWFKKGYQPPRFETADVNLDDVNSIFDESGEPAQLVVERREERPSVMNAFELISTSQGLNLGTLFEKQTGSVKRETRFASRLPANEILSKIEAAAGPMGFNVQKRNYKLKLQGENPGRKGQLAIATEVFEVTPSLYMVELRKSNGDTLEFHKFYHNISNGLKDVMWKPESGIVEGDEARQRRSP, from the exons ATGAAGCTCATCAGGCACCCCAACGTCATCCGGATGTATGAG GTGATGGCCAGCAAGACAAAGATATACATCGTCATGGAGCTCGTCACCGGTGGCGAACTCTTCGACAAAATC GCCTCGCGTGGAAGGCTGAAAGAGGATGACGCAAGGAAGTACTTCCAGCAGCTGATCAACGCTGTCGATTACTGCCATAGCCGAGGCGTCTACCACCGCGATCTCAAG CCTGAAAATCTCCTGCTTGATGCTAGCGGCACGCTCAAGGTTTCGGATTTTGGACTGAGCGCACTATCTCAACAAGTCCGA GAGGATGGTCTGCTGCACACAACCTGTGGAACTCCCAACTATGTTGCTCCCGAG GTTATAAACAATAAGGGCTATGATGGAGCTAAGGCTGATCTGTGGTCATGTGGAGTGATTCTCTTTGTCCTCATGGCGGGGTACCTCCCATTTGAAGATTCGAACCTGATGTCGCTCTACAAGAAG ATCTTCAAAGCGGATTTCAGTTGCCCGTCCTGGTTCTCCACAAGCGCAAAGAAGCTCATCAAGAAGATACTTGATCCTAATGCTAACAAT AGAATAACTATTGCAGAGCTCATTAACAACGAGTGGTTCAAGAAGGGGTATCAGCCTCCCAGATTTGAAACAGCAGATGTTAATCTGGATGACGTGAACTCCATCTTCGATGAATCCGGG GAGCCAGCACAGCTTGTTGTTGAGAGGAGAGAAGAAAGACCATCAGTGATGAACGCTTTCGAGTTAATCTCTACGTCTCAGGGCCTCAATCTCGGGACGCTCTTCGAGAAGCAAACG GGTTCTGTTAAGCGAGAAACAAGGTTTGCGTCAAGGCTTCCTGCAAATGAGATACTGTCGAAGATCGAAGCAGCAGCGGGACCCATGGGCTTCAACGTTCAGAAGCGCAACTATAAG CTGAAGCTGCAAGGGGAGAACCCTGGAAGGAAAGGTCAGCTGGCCATTGCAACAGAG GTTTTCGAGGTCACGCCTTCCCTGTACATGGTTGAGCTGCGCAAGTCCAACGGCGACACCCTTGAATTCCACAAG TTCTACCACAACATCTCAAATGGACTGAAGGACGTGATGTGGAAGCCGGAGAGCGGCATCGTGGAAGGCGACGAGGCGCGGCAAAGGAGGTCCCCGTGA